Part of the Pseudarthrobacter sp. L1SW genome, GGCGGCTTCCTCGAAGGCTTCCCGCAGCGCGCCGGTGACGGGTTCCTCGCCGTGATGGAGCCCCCCGCCGGGCAGCCCCCATGTGCCCCCGTTGTGGCTCCAGACAGCCCGGTGCTGCAGCAGCACACCCTTGTCCGGATCGTACGCCAGCACTCCGGCCGCACCGAACCGCCCCCAGTAGCGGCCGCGGTCCCCTTCGACCCAGGCGTCGCCGGGGTCCCGGGGACCGGTGCGGACGGGCGGGGCTGAGGACGCGGTGGAAGCCGAAAAATGATCCATCGCTCCAGTCTGACAGGTGCCGTGGATGCGGTGCACCTCCCAGGTCTGCCGTCAGCCACGCCTGCCCTCAGTCAGGCCTGGTTCGCATGCCCGCGTTCGACGGCGAAATCACCACCGGGATACATGATGGTTTCGTGTCCGTCATCAAAGCGGACCAGATAGGGCGGCGTACCGCCCTGGCCCCGCACCTCCAGGATCACCCCGTGCCGGTCCGTGGCTCCCACGGTCCTTCCATGGACGATGATGCGGTCGCCTTGCGTTGCCTCCATGGCAATCACCTCCCAGCCCCAGATTACGACTGCCTCCCCGGCGGGGAAAGTGCCCGCGCCATGGCAGGATCTTGGCCATGCCGTTGAACCTTGTGCTCGTTGCCGATACCCATGTCCCCAAGCGGGCCCGGACGCTCCCCGCCCAGCTGTGGTCCGCCGTCGAAAGCGCCGACGTGGTGTTTCACGCCGGCGACTGGGTGGCGGCATCCCTCCTGGCGGAATTCGAACAGCGGAGCCGCTCACTGCTGGGCGTTTACGGAAACAACGACGGCCCCGAACTGCGCCGGCAGCTCCCGGAAACCGCAACGGCCACCCTCGAGGGCGTCCGCTTTGCGATGGTCCACGAAACCGGCCAGGCAAAGGGACGTGAGGCACGCTGTGAAGTGCTGTACCCGGAAGCGGACGTCCTGGTCTTTGGCCACAGCCACATCCCCTGGGACACCACCACCCCTCGCGGCCTGCGGCTGCTGAACCCGGGCTCCCCCACCGACCGCCGCCGCCAGCCGGCGTGCACCTACATGACGGCCGTGGTGGATGCCGGCCGGCTGGCCGAGGTCCGGCTGGTGGAGGTTCCCCGCGGTTGAGGCGCATCGCAAGAGGGTCCGCGGGGAGCGGGTTGGCAGGGCACGCGCTATTGCCTAGGCTGGAACGGTAAGCATGCTTAGCTTTTCCTTCCGACCGAGCAACAGGAGGACCGCCATGACAGACCAGTACACCTTCCGCAATCCAGTGACCGCCTATGGGAAGATTTCGCCGCCCGAGCAGCACCAGCCCGAGCCGGGGCTGGATGCGGAGCTCACGCCCAAGGCCGATCTCGGCGAGGACACCTACCGCGGCACCGGCCGGCTGGAAGGGCGGAAGGCGATCATAACCGGCGCGGACTCCGGGATTGGCGCCGCAACCGCCATAGCTTTCGCCCGGGAGGGCGCCGACGTAGTGCTCTCCTACCTGCCCGAAGAGGAGGAGGATGCTGCCCGCATCGCCGGGATCATCGAGGCGGCCGGGCGCAAGGCCGTCAAGGTTCCCGGCGACCTGAAGGACCCCATCGTTTGCCGCGAGGTGGTGGACACCGCCGTGGCAGTCCTGGGCGGAGTGGACATACTGGTCAACAACGCAGGGAAGCAGGTGGCGCAGGAGGAGCTGACCGACATCAGCGACGAGCAGTTCGACCACACGCAGAAGACCAACGTGTACGCGATGTTCTGGCTGACGAAAGCCGCCCTCCCGCATATGCCAGCGGGATCCACCATCATCAACACCACCTCCATCCAGGCGTACAACCCATCCCCCACACTGCTGGACTACGCCACTACCAAAGCCAGCATCAACAACTTCACCAAGGGGCTGGCGCAGCAACTGGCCCCCAAGGGCATCCGCGTCAACGCCGTGGCCCCGGGGCCCATCTGGACCCCGCTGCAGGTGAGCAGCGGCCAGCCAAAGGAGGAACTGCCGGAATTCGGGCAGTCCACCCCGCTGGGCCGGGCAGGCCAGCCCGCCGAGCTCGCGCCGGCCTACGTCTTCCTCGCGTCACCGGAGTCCAGCTATGTGGTGGGCGAAACCCTGAACGTCAATGGCGGCAGCCCCACACCGTAGCGGTCAGTCCTGGTCCTGCTCCGCAAGCAGGGCGTCGGTGGCTTCGTCCGGCTGGCCGTCAAAGAACTGGGCAAGGACGGTCTTGAACACCGTTTCGCCGGGCGCCGCGCGGAGGAACAGGGTCATGGACGAGTGCAGCTTCCTGGCGTCGATGCCGCCCAGGATGTCCTCGGCGGTGCGCCCGGCGTGGTTGGTGAGCGCCAGGGCGCACTCCAGGAGCCGCGGGCCCAGGACCTCGTGTTCCAGGTACGCCCGGGCTTCGGCA contains:
- a CDS encoding metallophosphoesterase — translated: MPLNLVLVADTHVPKRARTLPAQLWSAVESADVVFHAGDWVAASLLAEFEQRSRSLLGVYGNNDGPELRRQLPETATATLEGVRFAMVHETGQAKGREARCEVLYPEADVLVFGHSHIPWDTTTPRGLRLLNPGSPTDRRRQPACTYMTAVVDAGRLAEVRLVEVPRG
- a CDS encoding NUDIX domain-containing protein — its product is MDHFSASTASSAPPVRTGPRDPGDAWVEGDRGRYWGRFGAAGVLAYDPDKGVLLQHRAVWSHNGGTWGLPGGGLHHGEEPVTGALREAFEEAAVPAGNVEVLFTSLFDVGYWSYTTVVVQVREPFDPVISDPESLELRWVPLPDVAALELHPGFEASWPALRERLGA
- a CDS encoding DUF1810 domain-containing protein, whose protein sequence is MNDPYDLERFVSAQDSGAGEGGTFGQALAELQVGNKTGHWMWFIFPQLAGLGQSPTSRKYAITSLAEARAYLEHEVLGPRLLECALALTNHAGRTAEDILGGIDARKLHSSMTLFLRAAPGETVFKTVLAQFFDGQPDEATDALLAEQDQD
- a CDS encoding glucose 1-dehydrogenase, which codes for MTDQYTFRNPVTAYGKISPPEQHQPEPGLDAELTPKADLGEDTYRGTGRLEGRKAIITGADSGIGAATAIAFAREGADVVLSYLPEEEEDAARIAGIIEAAGRKAVKVPGDLKDPIVCREVVDTAVAVLGGVDILVNNAGKQVAQEELTDISDEQFDHTQKTNVYAMFWLTKAALPHMPAGSTIINTTSIQAYNPSPTLLDYATTKASINNFTKGLAQQLAPKGIRVNAVAPGPIWTPLQVSSGQPKEELPEFGQSTPLGRAGQPAELAPAYVFLASPESSYVVGETLNVNGGSPTP
- a CDS encoding DUF1918 domain-containing protein gives rise to the protein MEATQGDRIIVHGRTVGATDRHGVILEVRGQGGTPPYLVRFDDGHETIMYPGGDFAVERGHANQA